A stretch of the Cydia amplana chromosome 6, ilCydAmpl1.1, whole genome shotgun sequence genome encodes the following:
- the LOC134649290 gene encoding E3 ubiquitin-protein ligase RNF185-like: MAETSEAQASASAPGGDAGGDDEKRDERMLECNICLDTARDAVVSMCGHLFCWPCLHQWLETRPSRQVCPVCKAAISRDKVIPLYGRGNTKQEDPRNKVPPRPAGQRTEPENNSGFPGFGFGEGFHMSFGIGAFPFGVFTSTFNFGDPRPSAAPRGTAQYEEEQFLSKIFLWVAILFVLWLIFA, translated from the exons ATGGCGGAGACGAGCGAGGCGCAGGCGAGCGCATCGGCGCCGGGCGGCGACGCGGGAGGAGATGACGAGAAGCGAGACGAGCGAATGCTGGAATGCAACATTTGCCTGGACACAGCACGGGATGCCGTCGTATCCATGTGTGGACATCTCTTCTG CTGGCCCTGCCTTCACCAATGGCTTGAAACGCGGCCGAGCCGGCAAGTGTGCCCCGTATGCAAGGCCGCTATCAGCAGAGACAAGGTCATCCCGCTCTACGGCCGAGGGAACACCAAGCAGGAAGACCCCAGGAACAAG GTGCCACCGCGGCCAGCGGGGCAGCGCACGGAGCCCGAGAACAACAGCGGCTTCCCGGGCTTCGGCTTCGGCGAGGGCTTCCACATGTCCTTCGGCATCGGCGCCTTCCCCTTCGGTGTGTTCACGTCCACGTTCAACTTCGGCGACCCGAGGCCTAGCGCTG CCCCCCGCGGCACGGCGCAGTACGAAGAGGAGCAGTTCCTCTCGAAGATATTCCTGTGGGTGGCCATCTTATTCGTGCTGTGGCTCATCTTCGCCTGA
- the LOC134649173 gene encoding uncharacterized protein LOC134649173, whose amino-acid sequence MGGAVSSGRDNSELIDNLVSSNYIRSRDVERVFRALDRADYMTRDARDQAYKDLAWRHGPLHLSAPCIYSEVMEGLELCPGLSFLNVGSGTGYLSTLVGLILGSSGISHGVEVHPTVVEYANKRLGQFIENSPVLDEFDFCEPKYYQGNGLCIAPLGAPYDRVYCGAGCPEEYENYFKQLIKVGGILVMPLNDNLVQVKRVGESEWTSRSVLNVSFATLRVPTKEEAGDLIRMEEQCPARLQTLCRGMVRAALRGGVWRRHPELRAPPPRPPPAKKPCPRRICIPIEDESDVEGLNALHDLDRNGGAGEMNALLSLVLSMGPSRVAGALRFDAPSDDTSDDNPDDSTDQRGDDASPPRSPPSPGGGGGGRGRGRPCRGMLTFELRDEERPRAPADDAAPEPASEPVPSASRTQPSADTADKTLDKDSTPERDTRSDGDTDRTRDTRSDGDMDRTRDTTSDGDIDRTRDRSQTRDSRTERRDRRRRRRDGHSEDEQDEMPAEVEIYLGKMGGGEATTSREMDWDADEEEVEDDEPEEDTETEQASLEADGEAEAGSSASADKPPRQKLDSVIHTETEQASLEADGEAEAGSSASADKPPRQKLDSVIHTETEQASLEADGEAEAGSSASADKPPRQKLDSVIHTETEQASLEADGEAEAGSSASADKPPRQKLDSGIGEMTPSADSSPISTGYEAGSPRRSGQDSDTGSRTAGRRRRQKRHFTRRSSGSGDSGTSDSSAGRRHKRRASDGGDARRVRLSILMKRSVKELPLPYALKKYVNLGRCFEF is encoded by the exons atGGGAGGCGCCGTGAGCTCGGGCAGGGATAACAGCGAGTTGATCGACAACCTAGTGAGCAGCAACTACATCCGATCACGGGATGTGGAGCGAGTGTTCAGGGCGCTGGACCGCGCGGATTACATGACGCGGGATGCACGGGACCAGGCCTACAAAGACCTGGCGTGGCGGCACGGCCCGCTGCACCTCTCCGCGCCCTGCATCTACAG TGAAGTGATGGAAGGCCTGGAGCTGTGCCCGGGGCTGTCGTTCCTGAATGTGGGCTCGGGTACAGGCTACCTCAGCACTCTGGTGGGGTTGATCTTGGGCTCCAGCGGCATCAGCCATGGGGTGGAAGTGCATCCCACGGTGGTTGAATATGCTAATAAAAGGCTCGGACAGTTTATAGAAAACTCTCCAGTACTGGATGAATTTGATTTTTGTGAACCTAAATATTATCAGG GCAATGGACTGTGCATAGCACCATTGGGAGCACCCTATGACCGTGTCTACTGTGGTGCCGGCTGCCCAGAGGAGTACGAGAATTACTTCAAACAACTCATCAAG GTGGGTGGTATCCTAGTGATGCCGCTGAACGACAACCTTGTCCAGGTGAAGAGGGTCGGCGAGTCCGAGTGGACATCGCGCAGCGTCCTCAACGTTTCGTTCGCGACGCTGCGCGTGCCCACCAAGGAGGAGGCGGGGGATCTTATTAGAATGG AAGAACAGTGCCCAGCGCGTCTCCAAACCCTGTGCCGCGGCATGGTCCGCGCGgcgctgcgcggcggcgtgtGGCGGCGCCACCCCGAgctgcgcgcgccgccgccgcgcccgccgcccgcCAAGAAGCCGTGCCCGAGGCGGATCTGTATACCTATTGAGGATGAAAGTGATGTTG AGGGCCTAAACGCACTACACGACCTGGACCGCAACGGCGGCGCGGGCGAGATGAACGCATTGCTGTCCCTAGTGCTGAGCATGGGCCCGTCCCGTGTGGCCGGTGCCTTACGGTTCGACGCGCCGTCCGACGACACGTCGGACGACAACCCTGATGACTCCACTGACCAA CGAGGGGACGACGCCAGCCCGCCCCGCTCCCCCCCCTCgccgggcgggggcgggggcggcagGGGGCGGGGCCGCCCCTGCCGCGGCATGCTCACCTTCGAGCTCCGGGACGAGGAGCGGCCGAGGGCTCCGGCTGATGACGCCGCCCCTGAACCGG cttcaGAACCAGTCCCATCAGCCAGCAGAACACAGCCCTCAGCAGACACAGCTGACAAAACACTCGACAAAGACAGCACGCCCGAACGCGACACGAGAAGCGATGGCGACACGGACAGGACGCGCGACACGAGAAGCGATGGCGACATGGACAGGACGCGCGACACGACAAGCGATGGCGACATAGACAGGACGCGCGACAGGAGCCAGACGCGCGACAGTAGGACTGAGAGGAGGGACAGGCGCAGGCGGCGCAGGGACGGACACAGCGAGGATGAGCAGGATGAAATGCCCGCTGAGGTCGAGATATACTTGGGAAAG ATGGGTGGTGGTGAAGCCACGACGTCCCGGGAGATGGACTGGGACGCGGACGAGGAGGAAGTCGAGGACGACGAACCGGAGGAGGACACCGAGACCGAGCAGGCGAGCCTCGAGGCCGACGGCGAGGCCGAGGCCGGCTCGTCGGCCAGCGCCGACAAGCCGCCGAGGCAGAAGCTAGACAGCG TGATACACACCGAGACCGAGCAAGCGAGCCTCGAGGCCGACGGCGAGGCCGAGGCCGGCTCGTCGGCCAGCGCCGACAAGCCGCCGAGGCAGAAGCTAGACAGCG TGATACACACCGAGACCGAGCAAGCGAGCCTCGAGGCCGACGGCGAGGCCGAGGCCGGCTCGTCGGCCAGCGCCGACAAGCCGCCGAGGCAGAAGCTAGACAGCG TGATACACACCGAGACCGAGCAAGCGAGCCTCGAGGCCGACGGCGAGGCCGAGGCCGGCTCGTCGGCCAGCGCCGACAAGCCGCCGAGGCAGAAGCTAGACAGTG gTATAGGTGAAATGACGCCCTCAGCGGATTCCTCCCCGATCAGCACGGGCTACGAGGCCGGCAGCCCGCGCCGCTCCGGTCAGGACTCCGATACCGGCTCCAGGACCG caggccgccgccgccgccaaaaGCGGCACTTCACCCGGCGCTCCTCGGGCTCCGGAGACTCCGGCACGTCGGACTCCTCCGCCGGCCGCCGCCACAAGCGCCGCGCCTCCGACGGAGGCGACGCCAGGCGAGTACGACTCTCTATACTCATGAAGAGGAGCGTCAAAGAGTTACCGCTGCCGTATGCGCTTAAAAAGTATGTCAATCTTGGGCGTTGCTTCGAATTTTAG